The genome window TATTTAAAATTAGCCAGCAGACTAATGCCCCGCCTCCAAATCCTATTAATAAAAGTAATGCTTCCATTGGTTTTATCTAATTAATATAAATTGAGTAATTTTGATGCTGACCCAAAAATGGACATCCACACATCCCTATCTTATATCGTTTCCGGTAGCATCGCAATAATAAAATCGAGTCAACAGTTAACAATCAACCATTCAGTTTTGCGACTCAGAGTCAACAGTCAACAGTCAATCGATTGCGCGATTTGAGATTTGAGATTAAAGAATTGAAGCATTGACTTGCGCGAGATAAATACGTTCGGCTCTTTATCGGATACAGGTTTTTTATTTCTGGACGGATGAATCCGGGGGCTTGTATCCTGGATGCTTTCGGTCAACAGCCAACAATTCCGGAGGAGTGCAACCGGAATTGATATTACTCAAAACTATCACAACTTGCCAGCCTTTGTTCACTTGGCTCGATAATTTATATTTCTTTACAAATCCCTTTTGTTTGCAGGTAAGGTGCGCCCAACGCACCCTGCAAGTCCGATTAATGCAGCAAATCCACAATATGAGGAATAATTTCGATATGCTGAGTCAACAAATAATCCAACCTATCCGCCAATAAACTAAAAATTAAATCGTTATAACTCATCCCGTATTCCGCCAAACCTAAAGCTACCAAACTCGTCACATTTTCCCCTGGATGTTTCAGATCCGGTTTGGGATTTGCTTCCAAAACATAAAGCGAGCCATCAGCATCACTTCGGACATCGATCCGCACCAAACTGTTCAAACTAAACTCCCAATAAATTTTTCGAGCTAACTCAATTAACTCTTGTTTTAGTTCCGGTTCCTCACCGCCCATCAACCGTCCTCGATCGGCCGTAATCGCTTTTTTATCCATAGAGGTAAATATGCGTTCGTCAGGCTCCAGCACCCGCTCGACAGTGGAAAAAGCCAAAGGTTTTATATTTTTAGAGAAACCGCCTTTAGCATATTTAACATAGCCACAAACGGCCACACAAAATTCTCGACCCGGCAAATACTTTTCAATTAAAGCAGTATTGTGAGTGGCTCGGTGAACTTCCGAAACCGCCTCAGACAAACCCTCAAGTTTGTCTACAAAATGAACGTGCAGCGAAGCGCGACCGGATACTGGTTTAACAACAAACGGCCCTTGATAGTCACCAAAAGCAATGGCAAAACGCTGATGCAAATTAGGCTGCAAAATCCCTTGAGAAGGATGCCAAGTCATAAACGGAGCGGTTTGAATGCCGACTGATTGCAGTTCCCGTTTAAAAGCGTGTTTGTTATCTAAAGTTGAACTATTTAAAGGATTGTGACCGACATAAGGCATTCCCAACATTTCCAACTGTGCGGGAGTGTGACAAACAGGATTGTAGCCCTGGACTCCGCCAGTATTCAGCCACACTAAATGGATATTTTTTTGTTTGAGTTGTTCCGGCAAATTCATGTCGTCAGGCATGACAAAAACTTGCTGAAAGCCAATTTCTGCTAAGGCTCTAGCAATCTCGCGGGCGACTGCTTCGTAACTCTTCCAAGAGCGGGGATTGTGAGTTTTGTAAATCACTGAGCCGGGGCGATTGCAGTCGCCGCCGAACACCACAGCAATCCGCAATTTAGCAAACAGCACCTCAAAATATTGAGGCAGCAAACTAAAGTCATAATGCCAGCGATTCAGGCTAATTGATGTGGGAATCATTTAATGATTTTTTCCTTTGTATATCATTTTTTTGCTACAGATCCGCTGGATTTTCCCAAATATATTCCAGCCAAAACCACAGAAAAAGCAAACCAATTAAACAAGGTCAAACTTTCCGAAAACAGCACCCAAGCCATAATAGCGGTAATTACAGGTTCTAGCAGCAGGAAAAAAGCTACAAATTCCGAGGACAAACGACCTAGACTGTGGATCAGCAGTCCCTGACCGAAAGCTTGGCAAATCACGGCCAAAGCAATTACAGTCAGCCATCCCTGCCAAGAATAAGGGAAAATTCGATCGCCCGCAAGCAAAACCAGTGGCAAAACCAATATACTGCCAATGAAACATCGCCATATCAATAT of Oscillatoria nigro-viridis PCC 7112 contains these proteins:
- a CDS encoding D-alanine--D-alanine ligase family protein, with amino-acid sequence MIPTSISLNRWHYDFSLLPQYFEVLFAKLRIAVVFGGDCNRPGSVIYKTHNPRSWKSYEAVAREIARALAEIGFQQVFVMPDDMNLPEQLKQKNIHLVWLNTGGVQGYNPVCHTPAQLEMLGMPYVGHNPLNSSTLDNKHAFKRELQSVGIQTAPFMTWHPSQGILQPNLHQRFAIAFGDYQGPFVVKPVSGRASLHVHFVDKLEGLSEAVSEVHRATHNTALIEKYLPGREFCVAVCGYVKYAKGGFSKNIKPLAFSTVERVLEPDERIFTSMDKKAITADRGRLMGGEEPELKQELIELARKIYWEFSLNSLVRIDVRSDADGSLYVLEANPKPDLKHPGENVTSLVALGLAEYGMSYNDLIFSLLADRLDYLLTQHIEIIPHIVDLLH